A genome region from Portunus trituberculatus isolate SZX2019 chromosome 18, ASM1759143v1, whole genome shotgun sequence includes the following:
- the LOC123505607 gene encoding uncharacterized protein LOC123505607 has translation MHKLLTLMLVAVVAMLPNAGAIKCYACQGYNSNYQDDYHLNNKYCSLNNFNSDRVDTLTAKECMTLVQYVPEGTFTFRAPSVMMQKQMNQTFSQMKKKTEVEDIHYLHFNGYFCNQDRCNDRRPSNAAPVIRALCLPLLLLPLVTASHRLLA, from the exons ATGCATAAGCTGCTAACCCTcatgctggtggcggtggtggcgatgcTCCCTAATGCAG gAGCCATCAAGTGCTATGCGTGTCAAGGATACAACTCCAATTATCAAGACGACTATCACTTGAACAACAAGTACTGCTCTCTTAACAACTTCAACAGTGATCGCGTCGATACATTAACTGCAAAGGAGTGCATGACGCTGGTGCAGTATGTGCCTG agggtACGTTCACGTTTCGGGCCCCCAGCGTTATGATGCAGAAGCAAATGAATCAGACCTTCAgccaaatgaagaagaaaacggaagtcGAGGATATTCACTACCTCCATTTCAACGGCTATTTCTGTAACCAGGACCGTTGCAATGACAGGAGGCCCAGCAACGCTGCACCCGTCATCCGCGCCCTCTGCCTgccgctcctgctcctccccctgGTGACAGCATCCCACCGACTCCTGGCTTGA